A single window of Nicotiana sylvestris chromosome 3, ASM39365v2, whole genome shotgun sequence DNA harbors:
- the LOC104243981 gene encoding CDK5RAP3 protein homolog has protein sequence MQSQDDIRNLPVDIAFARLGEWLADRKRIPADWRKRLAAVRAKITMSFASLPKDIDPYFHTLDVEGIGYLEAKKIYEILLKSAPESRNIFGRLSGDAGVWEAIVRAYEKEYIFLGEAAQTMVQNVNYEIPYHKKQIQKTQQQLAELERKETDIKRNAAVSASKYVEACQELGLQGINVRSELLETATKSLPTTFSRILEVLNGDSVSRATEFYSDFVKDAHTEKDKTAAVVLLNLRSVRERPPSTDVSISSEVLEVMKAQGGYNDLGQMTVETDIAADGIDWDITLDSSQIDWDIGTVEETEENGNGLGPYEIVNASDILPSPRNDSVESHQTANEEGFSAPEVSASEISWDISVDNPQVDVIEEDSSQNNAVELRSLQNNLTAERSPLLETEYRNKILDDLFEVKAFLNQRLIELRNEETTSLQHQVQAVAPLVLQQYSSDIIQTMLSDVSSAISLLTNRKTRDMIMILNSKRFLDRLLNTLEEKKRQEAKLKDGLKDLSTRRMELQNSMSSSWPKQEAAIAKTRELKKLCESTLSSMFDGRPVNIIGEINALLISS, from the exons ATGCAGAGCCAAGACGATATTCGTAATCTTCCAGTCGACATAGCATTCGCTCGCCTCGGAG AGTGGTTGGCTGATCGGAAGAGAATTCCGGCGGATTGGCGGAAGCGACTTGCGGCTGTGAGAGCTAAGATTACGATGTCGTTCGCTTCGCTGCCTAAAGACATTGATCCTTACTTTCACACTCTTGATGttgaag GGATCGGTTATTTGGAAGCCAAAAAAATATATGAGATTCTTCTGAAGTCAGCTCCAGAAAGCCGTAATATTTTTGGTCGGCTTTCAGGTGATGCT GGTGTTTGGGAAGCAATAGTGCGTGCCTATGAGAAGGAATACATTTTCCTTGGTGAAGCTGCTCAGACTATGGTCCAAAATGTTAACTATGAGAT CCCCTATCATAAGAAGCAGATTCAGAAGACACAGCAGCAACTAGCTGAATTGGAGCGCAAAGAAACTGATATAAAAAGAAATGCAGCTGTTTCGGCGTCTAAATATGTAGAGGCTTGTCAGGAGCTGGGCCTGCAG GGAATAAATGTGAGGTCAGAACTTTTAGAAACTGCCACTAAATCTCTTCCAACCACATTTAGCAGAATCTTGGAAGTACTTAATGGTGATTCTGTCTCACGGGCTACTGAGTTTTACTCAGATTTTGTCAAAGATGCTCATACAGAAAAGGAT AAAACCGCTGCTGTTGTGTTACTAAATCTGAGGAGTGTTCGTGAAAGGCCCCCTTCGACTGATGTTTCCATAAGCTCTGAAGTATTGGAGGTTATGAAAGCTCAAGGAGGATATAATGACTTAGGTCAAATGACTGTAGAAACTGATATTGCAGCTGATGGGATTGACTGGGATATTACTTTAGATAGCTCTCAAATTGATTGGGACATTGGCACTGTGGAAGAAACAGAAGAAAATGGAAATGGTTTGGGTCCCTATGAGATTGTTAATGCAAGCGATATTTTGCCATCTCCTCGTAATGACAGTGTAGAATCTCATCAGACCGCAAATGAAGAAGGATTCTCAGCTCCTGAGGTCTCTGCATCAGAAATATCTTGGGATATAAGTGTTGACAATCCTCAAGTCGATGTGATTGAAGAAGACAGTTCACAAAATAATGCTGTGGAACTACGTTCTCTTCAAAACAATTTAACTGCAGAGAGGAGTCCTCTACTAGAGACAGAGTACAGGAATAAGATACTTGATGACTTATTTGAG GTGAAAGCATTCTTGAATCAACGGTTGATTGAGCTAAGGAACGAAGAAACTACGTCTTTACAACATCAAGTCCAAGCAGTTGCTCCGCTTGTTCTGCAGCAGTACTCTTCTGATATAATTCAGACAATGCTATCTGACGTTTCCTCAGCCATTTCATTGCTTACAAATAGGAAAACAAGGGACATGATCATGATCCTCAACTCCAAAAG GTTTTTGGATCGGTTGCTCAATACTTTGGAGGAGAAAAAGCGTCAGGAAGCCAAGTTAAAGGACGGATTAAAGGACTTGTCTACTAGGCGTATGGAACTTCAGAATTCAATGTCTTCATCTTGGCCAAAACAA GAAGCAGCTATTGCGAAGACCAGGGAACTGAAGAAACTTTGTGAGAGTACACTTTCATCCATGTTTGACGGACGGCCTGTCAACATCATAGGAGAGATTAATGCATTGTTAATTAGCAGCTAG